The sequence CGAAATTTGTGATACCTGGAAATAGGGCGGAATAAAAttagttttgtttttcgattccgATTGGAGTTGTTAAGCTCAGCAGACTTACCTAGAATTCGAGTCAGTAATGGCAGGGCAGAACTTAAAATCAGCACAAGCGCACAGTTGGATATTAACTGCGAGAGCGAAGTTTTTCGTCGCTGAGGCCGAACGTTCCGCATGAATGGCATTGTGTAGAGACCTACCGCCGACGTCACGCCCAAATACATGATGATACAGACCTCCAAAGCCGCCCCCAACGGACCCAGCTTGGAAAGGGATGTAATTCCCAGGGTAAATTGCTGCAAAGTAGAATCAGTGGTCAGTGGAAGGGATAGTTCAATCTAGTTCAATTTTACCCGTGTACTCAACGGCACTGCTTTGATCCCAATCAGCAGTTCCAGTGTGTTCTGTACCACCAGCAGCACTGTGATTCCGGTGAGAAGAAGCAATAGCAACATTGCTACCGGATACACAAGGTTTCTTTGTAGCGCAGATGAGCTTCGTTGCTTATCTGTAAAATATTTGTACGTTcatatttgattgaaattttgcgatGAACATTGAAATACCTAACGTTTTCCGCTCGGATTCGAGCGATCTCAGTCTTTCGAAGAGTTTTGTCGACTCACTGATACCGTTGGTGGCTGGGATTTGATACAAATCCTTCAGTTCCGAGACTAACTTTGATGGACCGTAGTCGATCGATGTGACGCTTTTGAGTTCTGGAGATACAAAGAGAGACGGTTCATGAGAATCTGGTTAATTACAGTTATTGAAATCATTCATTATTCTCTTACCAATGTTAATATTAGCATTCGCAAGCTTTCGTCGCACGGTTGCCTCCTCCAAATTGAAGACGTGGAATTCTTCGTTTACGTCCCGCAGTAGATTCGGTTTGACCAGTACCTGACCGACGACACCGAACAGTCTTACGAATCCCATGGGAGTGCATACTGGAAGAAAAACAAATCGGAGTATTATTACGCTTTTTTTATATCTAGTTTTGTTGAATTTATCGTTGGCTGGAAATAGATTCATTCTTCATCTCGGTGGCATCAACTCATTTGAGATGACGCCGGCTGATAGAACAGCTGTGATGCCAGCTATGTTTTGCTCATAGTTCGATGGACTTAACTTTCACTTACTACCAGTAATAGACCAGCTATGACACAATGACGCAGAAAATCATCGGGCAAAAACACGAAATGGACCGAAGACTTTCAAGAAGCTGAAAACCCAAAATCAAGAGAAAACGAGCCGCACCTGCCAAATCGAGGGAGTTATACAATCAACTACTGTGCGGGAAATCAGCCTGCGTAATCATCTTGGATGATTATAAGATGCTTCCGGGTGACCAGTTCTACAAGGTCCGCGCTGAACAAAGTATTGAAGATGCCGATAAATCGATTTATACAGAAAAAAATCGGTAAAAACCAATGATCAAGCCAAGCCATTTGTAAATGTGGAATGCTTTCGAATCTATTTGTGACAACAATGCTTGCAACGGCGCCTACTTCCCATGATCCGAAAACATCATAATCCAGCACTGTGGTGGCCGGATTTAGCATTACTGCATTACGCGCAAAGGACACGGTAGCCTAGTACAAAACCAACAACGTCAAGATCGTACCTAAGAAGATGAATCGTCCAAACTGTCCCTAGACAAGAACTATTGAACCGTTTTGGGTTCTGATAAAGGAGTATTTGCAGGCTGTGGATTCCATTACCACTCTCGAAAaataacacatcactcaataagtcgtgtgaATTACCAAGAGAAACACATCTGTCTtagtcaaaaatcggttttaattATCAATCTCCTTCAAGAGCAATACAACCATTCTAAAGTTTCTCTAACTTttcttgtagtacgatttgcttcaaaacaggcTTCATATTTAGCAATTGTCTTTCATTTGAGCTaaatttcttaccggtgagCAGTTTTTTTAATTGGCGAATAGTCAGTCGTCACCGGGAGCCAGATTTGTACTATACGGTGGACGAAGAACcatttcgaagttcaattcgttcaatttaaccatCGTTGCCATCGACCTGTGAACcggtgctttcatttggagaaATAatggatttttgcattcaaacaatCGAACAACGCATTGTAGTATTCACAATTGactgtttttcctttctcaagatagtcgatgaagatTATACCATGTGCATTCCAAAATACTTAAGCCATAATCTTCCCAGCTAACTGTTGTGCTTTTGGACTTTACGGAAGTGGTTCACCAATTGCAGCTCACTCaaatgatgatcgttttgattccggaatgaaatgatggatccatgtttcatccattatttattacttgtaaacatggccaaacactactctgaatcatcaacacgttgttgtttttgatcaacTGTGTAAACAATGCGATACCAACTTTGAAAAGAGCTTTCTCATGGTCAAATGTTCATGTATAATTGTAAATACACTACCTTCTGATATCTTTACGGCCTCAGTTATCTCACGCAATTTCAATTGACGATATGATATAACACATTTGTGAACTTTTTTATGTTAATTGGAGTAACCACCTCAATTAGACGACCAGAACGTTCACCATCATCGATATCTGGACGACCACGTTCAACTTCAGCAACCCATTAACAAATGATTCTTTTCGATAgagaagagtccggataacacatTTGAAGCCATAGCTTAAAAACGATACAAAATTGCTGCAATTGAATAATGTCATTAAATTTAGCACATAGCCTTTTAAAAGTTGGCACCTTGAACGTCAAATGGATTTGACAATGACAGCGCTATCTGTGTGTCAGTCACACGACTGATTGAGTGATGTGTAAGTATTCAAATTTTGTAGCAAACAATATGTGCTGATATGCTAATGAGCACCGGACGATCGATGGTCCGCTCCTTAGCGTACAATTGAAAGGATCTCGGAAATAATAAGTGGAATGGTAGTAGAATATAATAACGGATGTTTTttaggttttgttttttttccaattctaTTGTCTGATAGTTTTTTCAACTCttttgtctgaaagttgttttgacacttGTCGTATGTTccagtcccgacctggaaggattcgtagtgtcagtagaatcgtagtaccagccatgcaatggttctgtacactctgaatcggctgcgaagtctgttgaaacagaaggtcaaattccactacagtaatgtaataccaaggctttgctttttactGTTTGGAAAATAATCATGAATAGATTAATTtcagaacaacgcttccaaatcgtgaaaatttatattcaacatcagtgttcaattaaaactgtttatagcgcAAAATTTTCTTCAGTGATGAGGCGCATGTTTTGGTTGGATTGATACGTCAACAAGTGAAATTGCCGTATTTGGAGCAAAGTTAATCCACACgccgttcaagaattaccgGTGCTtcccgataaatgtactgttttgtgtggtctatgggctggtggaatcatcggtccttatttctATAAAAATGAGGAAGTCACCGTGAAtgaaaatcgatacagaaccataatcaataaattttagttgccaaatCTTTAAGATGTGGTTCCAACAGGATGGTgtcacttgtcatactgcgccCGAAACAATCGTCTTATATTCGGCCATatgcccgaaatcatatttaaatattaaatacCAAGAAATTATCTAATTGGAAATATGTTATGATTTGGACACTAGGATGACTATTTTTatggtcatctctaatttcgtaaagcggtagtggACTAAACTTTAAGCAACTCAAAAAAATCCCTAGGCAAAATttaagctaaatcggatatgggtagaGGGAGTCACCTGGCggtcaaagtttgaaaattttcggtcTTAAAAATtaccataacagatcggctgaaaagttcgtatcgtttctatgaaagggcgccactagaattgaatccataccattttcagttagtaccaaccttcaaaagatacgtgtataaatttgacagctgtctgattattagtttgtgagatattgcattttgagtgaagctacttttgttattgtgaaaaaaaatggaaaaaaaagaatttcgtgtgttgatgaaacactactttttgattaaaaaaaaagtgccgccgctaccaaaaaatggcttgatgagtgttatccagactctgcaccgggcgaagcaacaattcgtaagtggtttgcaaaatttcgtactggtcatatgagcaccgaagacgatgaacgcagtggacgtccaaatgaggctgttaccgatgaaaacgtgaaaaaaatccacaaaatgattttcaatgaccgtaaagtgaagttgatcgagatagctgacaccctaaagatatcaaaggaacgtgttggacatattattcacgaatatttggatatgagaaagctttgtgcaaaatgggtgccgcgtgagctcacaatcgatcaaaaacaacaacgaaaaaccatgctgaaattgaacgaattgggcttcgaattgctccctcatccaccgtattctccagatttggcccccagtgactttttcctgttttcagacctcaagagaatgctcgctggtaaaaaatttagaagcaatgaagaggtaatcactgaaactgaggcctattttgaggcaaaagacaaatcgtactacaaaaatggtatcgaaaagttggaagatcgctataatcgctgtatcgtctctgatggcaattatgttgaataataaaaacgaattttggcaaaaaaatgtgtgtttctattaaacgatacgaacttttcagccgaactgttagtacatgagatttccaaattttttgatgccaaaagacttagaattgcatgaaacatggAGATCTGTTAAcaaacaataacaaaaaaatcgatgaatgaaTACACAGTAGGGCGTTGAATCTGAAGATAATTTAATGAGcgcaaaataaatgaaaacgtGTTCGAATGGACTGTCTGTTGGATTGTTTTCATAGTGCGTGAGTGTTGTCTCGAAACTTCACGCCCTGCAGTACCAAACAATTgatgttgaaactgactttaaaGTCTTTATTGAAGACTATTTGATTGTTTCGCTACATATTAGGAATGTTTTGCTAAAATTCTTAGTAAATTAAGTTTTATTGAGTgatgaaaagttgaaaaaaatatggatATTAATTTCAAGATATGTTTCAAGAATCTGTTGAGAATTTCAAGTCAAACATTATGTGTCCGGTTGAATCCCACTTTTTTGTGTGGTTTATCTTCGCACTGACAATTCGTTTTCGAGAcgcaataataattttattttacacgTAATCTAAAGCACCCAATAATCACTGGATTCAGCACGAAATGAACATTTGAGAACACTAACCAGAACGTCATTacaacaaagataaactcaagattacaatgtctcaTAAGATCAATTGAAAAAggtgggtcagtaatcgtgaaccagtaggctcaataataatgtaattttattcacCCTTtgttaataagcgtcgactagCTCCggtaaaatgccatggaaacaataaaaGATACAAAAGAAGCAAACATATGTTCACCTTCAGCACATCTTGCTTCAATTGAATTTAATGCTTCGTGGAATGATACAATAACAAACTAAACAAattctaagagcaaattcagcagttaaaagttctatatggaagatctataatagaacagaaactggaacaaacgtgtccccagcaagccgttctagttttatttattcgaccagttcttctgtcaaatttaaaactggtctacgatgccgttctattttttgtatatctgaaacacgaataaaacactgttggggctgccagtttttcttgttataaaattcagatttaaattttgtaactggcacaaattatgcatctagaactagaacactactgaatgtgccctaagagcaaattcagcagctacaagattcatatgggtggtctataatgtaaatgaaactgaaacaaacgtagccccagcaatccgttttagttttatttattcgaccagttctactgtcaaatttaaaactggtgtacactgccgttctattttttctatatttgaaacacagataaaactctGCTGGGGttaccagtttattttgttataatttctatatttaaattttaaaactgaaataaattatgcatctagaactaaaacactcctgaatatgccctaagtaaTTTTAACTTTCTTATTTTAAGAATCGCTGAATATGCAGCAAAATCACTCAATATAGTTCGTACtgaaacttgatattttttccaaacataaacaaacattgtcatggttacgacgcatgtagcgatcAGATGCTTGTTTTTTATAAATGCATTCATTTCATAGGGCAATATACatgagtttttcttcgccgtagcatccacaATACCTAATTTCCTAATTTCGAACATCATGTTGATATGTTTAAATTCATTAGTTAATATAAACACTATCACTATCAAGCGATAAATTACATTAATACCCGCGGACCCATAAATACGTGCCAACGTCACCTGGAGGACTCACGGGTTATTTTCAATCCACCGGCCATttgccgatcaccagctgaaggctggatctgccaaaatcgaccattgcgaccccaatacgacatcacctaatgatactatcctagtttaaagttagttattaaataaaatcagaaactgCCCTTGGCATCGtatagcttaagcagtgtgcctaaaatattatgttattgaaaaataaaaaaaattacattaaaaataaacatttatttaGTACATGATCCTATAACTGTTTCAGGTTTGTTCGTATCAGTTCATAACTTTCTTTCCATGTAAGATAGCtgtctattggttgaactcatggaagaggaaggagtctaacataaacataaaattggaactccaatgcacTTAATGAaacgataaagaagtttcatgtaagaaagttcacgacaagcaagaatgtcgcgaactgggacattggatagtctgccttgggtacgcaaggaattttttagttgagatctgacatcacgctACTcctcgcatgtccaaacgacacgatcaatatcgcgataaccttcgccacaagcacaatgattagtctcggaaagtttaATTCGAAGGGGATGTGCaactaacgtgtagtgattggacatgattctgaacatcacacgaatgaagtcgctacttacatccagtcccctgaaccatgttttttgtcgatattttaggaataattgagtgcatccaccgacccagattatctttatcccaaaaagcttaccagctggcaagtgtgcTTTGGTCAGACACGCTATAGTATTCGTTGAacgcaatcggtctctcataagttTCACCTTTAACGTTAGGCAAAACTAtctgctctttcattgcctggaatggagcaatgagccagaacccagactatagtgatttgataattattattcaatatgacgtccAGGCactagactatctgtgaagaggaaaaaatggtttggagataatgtgacgattatactcaagctataatgaactgctgctaactctgctatataaacagatgcaggttcttgaagcctaaatgaggccgaaacattattgttgaacataccaaactctgtcgtctcttcaattcgtgatccgtccgtgtacaacattttctcagagtcaatattaatatgaaaaatatacttcCTATATAATGTTTATGACTCTGCaatatacatctcatctatcactattatagttttcatacgaacaacttttGAATTCCAGTATATAAGAGAAGTTAtttttgtcatagaaatttcgcacaatgttcctgAAAACTTTGTATGAATttcatcagacttttcatttccgATTTCCGTGACTTCATAAGACGTTGTTATGATTCACATGAAAGCGAGTGCAtgaaagcgcgtttacaaagtcaatccatggatcgaaataaaatatgaatatttacTTCTGGAAAACAGTTTCATATCCCGAGACAATAACATTTACTTCAGTTCATTGACATGGATCGAAACAATTTAAATAATAGGAAAACACAATCAACCAAAGTTAAAATGGTAATGTCATGAAACAAAGGAGTGAAACGGGTGGTAGAGATCTACCTAGCAACGGTCATCGTTTACATTCATTGTGGTATCCAAGGGGAATACTGTCGTCACAAATCCGGGTGTAGAAAGTAGGCTATGTACTGTCTTGTCTTGTTACCAGACAGTGTTTGCTACTTGAATCGAAAGGTAGTGGAATCCGCTCCGGGCAGAGTTAGGGTTTTTCCAGTATGTCTAGTAAAATGGACGACGATGAATTTCAAGCTTCCATGAGCAAGGTTGACGAAGTAATGAGGATACTCGGTATGATGAACAGTGGAGATAAGGACAAGGAACAGATGGGAATTGCTTTCGCGGATCGGTAAGTTCACTGTTGTTCAGCTGAGTGTGCCTGTGTTGACCGTGCTTTGATTTAGATTTTTGGGCGAAGACAAAAAGGACCTGGAGAAAATCGATGTCAATAATTTCATAGTTCGTGTCAATCAGGAGCGAACAATGATTAACAAAAAAGATGATCCCTTGGAAAAACCGTCGTCGGATAAATTTGCATTTATGGCTGATGTTGAAAAGGATGCGGCACGTCGTGCGGCAGAACGGAAGGAACGCGAACAAACTGCTCAGGGATTGAGGCGAGCCGGAAACCGTGCCTTTCGGAAGGGAGAGTACGAGAAGTCAATCAGTATGTACACGAAAGCGATTGATTACCTCCGGGACAGTCCGATACTGTACAACAATAGGGCGTTGGCCTACATCAAAATAAAGCTTTATAAACGAGCAATAATTGATTGTGACTTTGTGATCAGTAAGCTAGACGATAAAAACCTGCGGTCGTGGATTAACCGGGCGACGGGTTATTATCTACTGGGCGAAACCAGAGTATATGAGAAGAGCATTGCCGAGGCAAGAAAGAATAACCCCAAAGATTTGGACTACATTGATCGGATTGTGCAGAAGATTGAAGGGACGGTAGCAGGCGAAGGCAATGATTCGGAAGGATTGGAAGCTACTGGCGGCGGAGGAGATGCCGCCGAAAGACCTCTGCCGATGGACGATGTACAATCCAATTCATCAAACGATTCATAAACGATGCTAATGCGACAGGTTATTCCGTGACTGCAATAAAGCTATGACTTTCATCAAATCCAATCGCTGACAAATGAGTTTGCTTATTACACAGGGGCTGCTGTTGCAAATGATGGCCTCAGTTTGCTGTGCAATTTTATCGATAAAACTTTCCCAGAACATCAACTTGTTACTCACGCTCAACGGTGAAGGGGTGTGGTAAAAAGTTTGACTGCAAGGAAACAAACAAACCGCATGCAAAACCAAATGTTGTTGTTGGCTCCAGGACAAGCTTGTGGGGGTGCATCCGTTATGGTGGCTATGAAGCAAGAGTTGTTTACGTGCTGGGCGTACACTGAACTGTTCTGTGTTACGTGTTTTCATGAAGACGCACGTagaatgaaacttttttttttaaattatgcagGCCAGGAATTTCCTTCTTCTTGTTGTTATATTTTATACTGTATTTATTAAATCATTTATCAACTTACCTAGCAACAATAGCACACCCAGAAATGAAACGCATGAGTACAAAAATGGCAGGTGATATTTTCCTAGATCTGGAAAGCGAATGTAATGGTAAAGAATGTgatatcaaaaatatttttaaaaaatactcACTAAATAAGGCTTGGAACGTACTCCGTTCGGGATCACGGAGCGCCGAGATGATATATGTCAATCCGAACACAATGAAGGCGAGCAACGAAAACACGGTAAATGTTTCGTAGACCCGTGCCATCACACCCTTTTTATGGCCACTGAAACCGGATGATTCGGTGAACAGATATGCGAACGGTAGTAGGACGAACAACGCCAGATTGGAGAACAGAAACACGTGATTCCAAAGAcctgaaaacaaacgcattcgtTTCAATCAGTGCTTCCCGGAGCGAGTTCCGTCGAACCTTACCTTGAATCAGTGAACTGTTAAGCCACTTCACGTAGTAGCTGTTGGGGTACAGTATCAGAACCTCGTTGCTGGCAATCGATATCGGTAGGAGCAATGCCGCACCCACGGCGACGGCCAAGGAGAATGTGCATAGCCATAAACTGCAACGTGAATAATAATAGAATTGTTAACAATAAAAGCGatttaaataaacaaacaaaaaaattaaccgATCTTATTTAACTGCCATCGATTGTGATCGTCGGGATTTGGGTgggtttcaaaaaacaacaaaaaaaacaatgctATTATTGCTCAAAATAGCCTCATTTCCTCACCGGTAAATGAGAACGACGAGTAGCAGCGGAAGCACCTAATTTTGCAATATTGCAACGGTGTTCTGTACCTACCTAATTCTATAAACTGTAATCTCATCGTCGTCTGTGGAAAACAAATCCTCCCGGTCGCGTCGTCTGAAGCGGCCGATTAGTGCAAAACTGCCAAGGTAAAGCAGCAGAAACAGCAATAGAAATATCTGCGGATAAGggaaaaagaacaaaagaaattAATTAGTTTACCGTCGGTGTGCATTAAAGGCTTGTAAAAATGTACTTTTTATTACAAATAGACTTTTAGACTGTTTCTCGTTTGAGTTACTAATGCGTAACGAACAACAGCAGTCGAAAAGTATCACTGAAACTATTTAATTCAAATAACTTTCCACAAACACACAACACATGAGACGCTTCCACCTGTTGAAACATGTTTATTGCCTCTTAGTACCAAGTGCTTCAATTGTTCACCGGTAATCTATTGCGTCATATATGGCGCCGTCTACATCAATGAACAAAGTGTCTATTTCTGCTCCGAATCAAAGTTCAACATGCAAAGTTCAGCACACACAACATACGACGAATAACAATGACatttacaaggtgagatgaaaaaactgcaaccaacttcagactgctgtcatttctaaaccgctcgtcccacagctgtcagatttattctagtgacagctcattatattatttacaagcgcacaaaagcattttggtgggaatttttcagaaaaaaagttatttgtgatggaattcaagtgtgatagtgtgattgctttgcatttggctggaaaaccacaagtggctatcgttagagccctccagcattcaaaagtgaataaatcttttgtgtctcgtaccatcgctcgttaccgtgatactggtagcgtagcccgacgtcaaggaagtggacgaaaaaaaacagcaacatcggcagaaatggttcgaaaagtgaagaagcgaattgaacgaaatccgcgtcgcagtggccgaaaaatggctcgtgagctgaacatatcgcaatatgccattcggcaaatattgaaaaatgagcttggactaaagccattgaagttccaaaaagtgcaagatcttactgatgcgcaaaaaaaagttagactcgaaaaagctaaagagttgcttcgcttggccgaaagtggtgaactgccgaatttggttttctccaatgagaaaccattcgttatccagcagtttgtaaacaaacaaaatgatcgtgtttacttgccagagaggtcagctgaaaatttgcaacttcggttggccaccagaactcaaaagccggccatggtgatggtgtgggccgccataacagccgatggtcgctcgccgctcgtattcatagaccgtggggtcaaaataaatgcgcaaatctatcgcgaaaatattttggagggagttctgaagccctgggcacgcaaacatttcggccgcagaccttggacattccaacaggactcagcaccatcgcactcagcacgcgccacccaagaatggttaagaaatgaggttcctcgcttcatttccaccgcacaatggccaccaaaatctccggatgccaatccgttggactattgtgcctggggtattttggaaagcaaggttggcactaaaaaataccaaagtgtcgatcatctcaagcaagcgcttcgccgagaatgggacagaataccgcagagccactttcgggcagcgtgtgatggtttcattggccgtttgaaggccatagttcgtgccaaaggtggccaattcgaacaaatctaaaccgattctcaaatttgatgttatttccgacattttttgctttcattcaataaaattaaaaaaaaaatgaaaaaattatggcgttttactttgttgcagttttttcatctcaccttgtagtgGATGAGTTGAATGGCTGTCTATCTATCTGGTCGTGTGTGTGCTAAAATTACAATTGATGAGCACTCTTGCTGTGATAACATCCGAGCAGCGTGAATGAAGTGACTAAAACGGTATTTTCTCG comes from Malaya genurostris strain Urasoe2022 chromosome 3, Malgen_1.1, whole genome shotgun sequence and encodes:
- the LOC131434266 gene encoding protein Lilipod, with the translated sequence MEEEEEVADIREQIFHNTVREHIIFLLLFLLLYLGSFALIGRFRRRDREDLFSTDDDEITVYRISLWLCTFSLAVAVGAALLLPISIASNEVLILYPNSYYVKWLNSSLIQGLWNHVFLFSNLALFVLLPFAYLFTESSGFSGHKKGVMARVYETFTVFSLLAFIVFGLTYIISALRDPERSTFQALFNLGKYHLPFLYSCVSFLGVLLLLVCTPMGFVRLFGVVGQVLVKPNLLRDVNEEFHVFNLEEATVRRKLANANINIELKSVTSIDYGPSKLVSELKDLYQIPATNGISESTKLFERLRSLESERKTLDKQRSSSALQRNLVYPVAMLLLLLLTGITVLLVVQNTLELLIGIKAVPLSTRQFTLGITSLSKLGPLGAALEVCIIMYLGVTSAVGLYTMPFMRNVRPQRRKTSLSQLISNCALVLILSSALPLLTRILGITNFDLLGDFGQIEWLGNFLIVLLYNVIFGTAATLCLVNKFTATVRRELCARLKALFNYSSHLESSIYHNSLSHLANHSHPTQNSTGQVSQHNLIVNETNETHNSQPSKHILEANGCTAVPVVPSMPNGITEKKNI
- the LOC131434268 gene encoding tetratricopeptide repeat protein 12-like; protein product: MSSKMDDDEFQASMSKVDEVMRILGMMNSGDKDKEQMGIAFADRFLGEDKKDLEKIDVNNFIVRVNQERTMINKKDDPLEKPSSDKFAFMADVEKDAARRAAERKEREQTAQGLRRAGNRAFRKGEYEKSISMYTKAIDYLRDSPILYNNRALAYIKIKLYKRAIIDCDFVISKLDDKNLRSWINRATGYYLLGETRVYEKSIAEARKNNPKDLDYIDRIVQKIEGTVAGEGNDSEGLEATGGGGDAAERPLPMDDVQSNSSNDS